In Mycoplasmopsis cynos, the following are encoded in one genomic region:
- the metG gene encoding methionine--tRNA ligase, producing MKKRFYITTPIYYASGNLHIGHLYTTTLAWVIANFKRLSGYEVKMLTGSDEHGLKIQQKAKEKNVSPQELVDELSKKFIKMWEDFDISYDIFQRTSYLDHKQKVQKIFSYFYKKGFIYKDKYQGLYSVSDEEFLTETQAIKKDGKLCHPVSFKELTTVYEESYFFDMKAFVPWLVQYIDYHPNWLMPVKTKNELLSNFINIGLENLSVTRINIDWGIRVLEDTKHTLYVWLDALCNYITALGYDVDDPNSPEFLKFWQDENVEKVHLVGKEITRFHMIYWPIFLKALNISLPTRIQSHGWILDQYGRKMSKSLNNVVDPYDLLQKYHPEMIKYYLATQINFGDDGIFDENRFVNVINSDLINNFGNLISRTLKMKYLSFGSMSLKYYKTEYLEDIELENNIDKHFKTYFNYFNEYQVDKALKEIISLSDSLNKYIDIVKPWTLKENLSRLEEILIRLLNGIYTIATCLQVVLPKKMEEVKNALGMNDLSFDLVLDFNKFNETTQKEQFMLFERINVKK from the coding sequence ATGAAAAAAAGATTTTATATTACTACACCAATTTATTACGCTAGTGGAAATCTTCATATTGGACATCTTTATACAACTACCCTAGCATGAGTCATAGCAAATTTTAAAAGACTTTCGGGATATGAAGTTAAAATGCTAACAGGTAGTGATGAACATGGCTTAAAAATACAGCAAAAAGCAAAAGAAAAAAATGTATCACCACAAGAACTTGTTGATGAATTGTCTAAGAAATTCATTAAAATGTGAGAGGATTTTGATATATCTTATGACATTTTTCAAAGAACTAGTTATCTAGATCATAAGCAAAAAGTTCAAAAGATTTTTAGTTATTTTTATAAAAAAGGATTTATTTATAAAGATAAATATCAAGGTCTATATTCAGTTAGTGATGAAGAATTTTTAACAGAAACACAGGCTATAAAAAAAGATGGAAAGCTTTGTCATCCGGTGAGTTTTAAAGAATTAACAACAGTTTATGAAGAAAGTTATTTCTTTGATATGAAAGCATTTGTGCCTTGATTAGTTCAATATATTGACTATCATCCAAATTGATTAATGCCAGTTAAAACAAAAAATGAACTATTGAGCAATTTTATTAATATTGGTTTAGAAAATTTATCTGTAACTAGAATTAATATTGATTGAGGTATTAGAGTTTTAGAAGATACAAAACATACATTATATGTTTGATTAGATGCTTTATGCAATTATATTACTGCACTTGGTTATGATGTGGATGATCCAAATTCACCTGAATTCTTAAAATTTTGACAAGATGAAAATGTTGAAAAGGTTCATCTTGTTGGGAAGGAAATCACAAGATTTCATATGATTTACTGACCAATATTTTTAAAAGCATTAAATATCTCATTACCAACTAGAATTCAATCTCATGGATGGATTTTAGATCAATACGGACGCAAAATGTCTAAATCATTAAATAATGTGGTTGATCCATATGACTTATTGCAAAAATACCATCCTGAAATGATAAAGTATTACTTAGCTACTCAAATAAATTTTGGCGATGATGGGATTTTTGACGAAAATAGATTTGTCAATGTTATTAATTCAGATCTAATTAATAATTTTGGTAATTTAATTTCTCGTACATTGAAAATGAAATATCTTTCTTTTGGTTCAATGTCTTTAAAATATTATAAAACAGAATATTTAGAGGATATAGAACTCGAAAATAATATTGATAAACATTTTAAAACATATTTTAATTATTTTAATGAATACCAGGTTGATAAGGCGCTTAAAGAGATAATTTCACTTTCTGATTCATTAAATAAGTATATTGACATTGTTAAACCATGGACTTTAAAAGAAAACTTATCAAGATTGGAAGAAATTTTGATAAGATTATTAAATGGAATTTATACTATTGCTACATGTTTGCAGGTTGTTTTACCAAAGAAAATGGAAGAAGTAAAAAATGCTTTAGGTATGAATGATTTATCATTTGATTTAGTTTTAGATTTCAATAAGTTTAATGAAACAACTCAAAAAGAGCAATTTATGTTGTTTGAAAGAATTAATGTAAAAAAATAG